In Arachis hypogaea cultivar Tifrunner chromosome 2, arahy.Tifrunner.gnm2.J5K5, whole genome shotgun sequence, a genomic segment contains:
- the LOC112719997 gene encoding dirigent protein 22-like, translating to MIAQKNLITLFLFFIIFTSSATFLDNSIEPKSLNLHKEQTLSHFRFYWQEKFSEPNATSIEIVSPVPKYNTTAKFGSIRAIDIALTIGPNVSSKVVGRAQGVYVSASETEIDLLMIENIVFYEGRYHGSSITAMGRNPIFSKVVRELDVVGGSGHFRFAKGYAELRTISSDPKTLDTAVQYDVYVYHY from the coding sequence ATGATCGCCCAAAAGAACCTCATCACCCTCTTCTTATTCTTTATCATCTTCACTTCTTCAGCCACCTTTCTTGACAACTCCATAGAACCCAAATCACTTAACCTACACAAAGAACAAACCTTATCCCACTTCAGATTCTATTGGCAAGAGAAATTTTCAGAACCAAACGCAACATCAATCGAAATAGTTTCACCAGTTCCAAAATACAACACCACCGCAAAATTTGGTTCAATTAGAGCCATAGACATAGCTTTGACCATAGGACCGAATGTGAGCTCCAAGGTTGTTGGAAGAGCTCAGGGTGTCTATGTCTCGGCATCGGAAACCGAGATTGATCTTCTGATGATTGAGAATATTGTGTTCTACGAGGGAAGGTACCATGGAAGCTCCATAACCGCCATGGGAAGGAATCCGATCTTCAGTAAGGTAGTTAGGGAGTTGGATGTTGTTGGTGGCAGCGGGCATTTTAGGTTTGCTAAAGGGTATGCTGAATTGAGGACTATATCTTCGGATCCTAAGACTCTTGATACTGCGGTTCAGTACGATGTTTATGTTTATCATTATTGA
- the LOC112728147 gene encoding uncharacterized protein has product MKHEHSWQLKSCNNKHNCSKELKIGIMHARWLSKVFLNKIAENPKIKLTTLMRKAYTKWNVELTKSKASRVRQFALDELQGTYVEQYRRLYDYCHELLRTNPGSSVHLKVQRPPEFASERPVSGVDLRPRFERIYVMLDACRKSFMACRPIIGLDGCFLKTPYGGWLLTAMGWDPNDQILPIAYAVVEAETKDSWTWFLQHLCDDLGVDKIRTCTFMSDQQKGLVPTFEELLPRVDHRFCVRHLYANFKKRYPGIQLKLMMWNVAKATYLQEWERRMSEIQKVDQGAYNYLMEIPTKYWCRHRFECRPRCDTLINNMCEVFNSILVEAREKPIVTMLEDIRVYIMKRCADNRDRIVPYNRDVLPRIRIKVEKQAELSGQWVSVYAGRDKYEVVSIQGGKKKFVVDLRHHECSYRKFQLSGIPCAHAMTCIRKMCFNVDSYVADYYKKAAYISCYQHVVYSVNGPNLWDRTQFEDVLPATYRKTYWEAKEEEGTRC; this is encoded by the exons ATGAAGCATGAGCATAGTTGGCAGTTGAAGAGTTGCAACAACAAGCACAATTGCTCTAAGGAGCTGAAGATTGGAATCATGCATGCAAGGTGGTTGAGTAAGGTTTTCTTGAACAAAATTGCTGAGAACCCAAAGATTAAGTTAACCACATTAATGAGGAAAGCATACACAAAATGGAATGTGGAGTTGACCAAATCTAAGGCCTCTAGAGTTAGACAGTTTGCTCTGGATGAGTTGCAGGGGACATATGTGGAGCAGTACAGAAGATTGTATGACTACTGTCATGAGTTGCTGAGGACCAACCCTGGGTCATCAGTGCATCTGAAGGTTCAGAGGCCTCCTGAATTTGCTTCTGAAAGACCAGTGTCAGGGGTAGATTTAAGGCCCAGGTTTGAAAGGATATATGTGATGTTGGATGCTTGTAGGAAGAGTTTTATGGCTTGTAGGCCAATAATTGGATTGGACGGCTGTTTTCTAAAAACACCTTATGGAGGTTGGCTACTGACTGCTATGGGTTGGGATCCAAACGATCAAATCCTGCCAATAGCATATGCAGTTGTGGAAGCTGAAACAAAGGACTCGTGGACATGGTTTCTCCAGCACCTGTGTGATGACCTGGGAGTAGACAAAATCAGGACCTGCACCTTCATGTCTGACCAACAGAAG GGGTTAGTTCCAACTTTTGAGGAGCTTCTGCCTAGAGTTGACCACAGATTTTGTGTCAGACATCTGTATGCAAATTTCAAGAAGAGATATCCAGGAATCCAGTTGAAGCTAATGATGTGGAATGTTGCCAAGGCAACTTATCTTCAAGAATGGGAAAGGAGGATGAGTGAGATACAGAAGGTAGATCAGGGAGCATACAACTATCTCATGGAGATTCCAACAAAGTACTGGTGTCGTCACAGGTTTGAGTGTAGACCTAGGTGTGACACTTTAATTAACAATATGTGTGAAGTTTTTAATTCTATTCTGGTTGAGGCTAGGGAGAAGCCAATAGTAACTATGCTAGAGGATATCCGGGTTTACATCATGAAACGTTGTGCTGACAACAGGGACAGAATAGTGCCTTACAATAGAGATGTGTTGCCCAGAATTAGGATTAAGGTAGAAAAACAAGCCGAACTAAGTGGTCAATGGGTGAGTGTGTATGCTGGACGTGATAAATATGAGGTGGTTAGCATTCAGGGGGGTAAGAAAAAATTTGTGGTTGATCTTAGGCATCATGAATGCTCATATAGGAAGTTTCAACTATCTGGAATTCCTTGTGCACATGCCATGACATGCATAAGAAAAATGTGTTTCAATGTGGATTCATATGTTGCTGATTACTACAAAAAGGCTGCATACATCTCTTGCTACCAGCATGTTGTCTACTCAGTTAATGGGCCAAACCTTTGGGACAGAACTCAATTCGAGGATGTGTTGCCTGCAACTTATAGAAAAACCTATTGGGAGGCCAAAGAAGAAGAGGGCACGAGGTGCTGA